A genomic window from Kineosporia sp. NBRC 101731 includes:
- a CDS encoding AarF/UbiB family protein, which translates to MSAGSRARSQLPAGLHAAARLARIALALLTGTVQCLPELVRYAGHHDGVRLQAQAGRIAGARLWDLGPAFVKIGQLLSTRQDLLPPRLCDELRTGLAFGGQGHRSGGAGGSLPPTGARAVEIGSVATVHRDHVDGTPVAVKRVHPGAERQLATDLALVRGLMRAGLRLVPRSRVPLPEIVDEMCRSVRRQTDLCAEAETLNRLSGLGDRLPVVLPRVLEGHSDSGQLVMTWIEGQDPHRPVSTPDRTARRLVLALYEMLFITGVVHCDLHPGNWWEMPDGRIAIVDAGFAYELDDEMRSHFAEFFLGMSAANAEICATHALAACAVPVGPEQEAGFRADMEELIRSNTGLTAGTFSLARFATDFFMIQRRHRAYSRATFIYPFMALLAIEGQVKQLSPGLNFQALAGPVVLRAIVNRARSGSSDVYRKPQGIA; encoded by the coding sequence GTGAGCGCCGGGTCCCGGGCCCGGTCGCAGCTGCCGGCCGGTCTGCACGCCGCGGCCCGGCTGGCCCGGATCGCCCTGGCCCTGCTCACGGGGACGGTCCAGTGCCTGCCGGAGCTCGTACGCTACGCCGGCCATCACGACGGCGTGCGGCTCCAGGCGCAGGCCGGCCGGATCGCCGGGGCCCGGTTGTGGGATCTCGGCCCGGCCTTCGTGAAGATCGGCCAGTTGCTGTCGACGCGTCAGGACCTGCTGCCGCCACGCCTGTGCGACGAGTTGCGGACCGGTCTGGCCTTCGGGGGACAGGGCCACCGATCCGGCGGCGCAGGCGGATCTCTTCCGCCCACCGGTGCCCGTGCGGTCGAGATCGGGTCGGTGGCCACCGTGCACCGCGACCACGTCGACGGCACCCCGGTCGCCGTGAAGCGCGTTCACCCGGGCGCCGAACGGCAGCTGGCGACCGACCTGGCCCTGGTCCGCGGGCTGATGCGGGCCGGCCTGCGGCTGGTGCCACGCAGCCGGGTGCCGCTGCCGGAGATCGTGGACGAGATGTGCCGCTCCGTACGGCGGCAGACCGACCTGTGCGCCGAGGCCGAGACCCTGAACCGCCTGAGCGGTCTGGGGGACCGGCTGCCGGTGGTGCTGCCCCGGGTGCTGGAGGGGCACAGCGACTCCGGGCAGCTGGTGATGACCTGGATCGAGGGGCAGGACCCGCACCGGCCCGTCAGCACCCCCGACCGGACCGCTCGGCGTCTGGTCCTGGCGCTCTACGAGATGCTTTTCATTACCGGGGTGGTGCACTGTGACCTGCATCCGGGTAACTGGTGGGAAATGCCGGACGGGCGGATCGCGATCGTCGACGCCGGGTTCGCCTACGAGCTGGACGACGAGATGCGCTCGCACTTCGCCGAGTTCTTCCTCGGGATGTCGGCCGCCAATGCGGAGATCTGCGCCACCCACGCCCTGGCGGCGTGTGCCGTCCCGGTCGGGCCGGAACAGGAGGCGGGCTTCCGGGCCGACATGGAAGAGCTGATCAGGTCGAACACCGGTCTGACGGCCGGGACCTTCTCCCTCGCCCGGTTCGCCACCGACTTCTTCATGATCCAGCGCCGTCACCGGGCCTACTCGCGGGCCACCTTCATCTATCCGTTCATGGCTCTACTGGCCATCGAAGGTCAGGTTAAACAACTTTCGCCTGGATTGAACTTTCAGGCGCTGGCCGGACCGGTGGTGTTGAGGGCCATCGTCAACCGGGCCCGTTCCGGGTCGTCCGACGTGTACCGGAAGCCGCAAGGTATCGCTTAG
- a CDS encoding DUF6073 family protein yields MTTTPDTEKKTIYGRPVDQNVPNLYNGTPVVQWTPPEAGIDNLGLHSWDTFQIPGVGEFNVEFDGYVRVVRSPATNTEWADAEVYTNLIEMKMVAESEELGPITTTLNPECLSAGQIRTPFDPYAGEGPAAKACRMAVGCLFDIPRLGKVLFNREPVILTIDDVRSIPPAGAPGKGQIYRMLPLYDTKDPWGEPVGYLTSLRFNMGGYLAPEQIA; encoded by the coding sequence ATGACCACGACCCCCGATACCGAGAAGAAGACGATCTACGGACGCCCGGTCGACCAGAACGTGCCGAACCTGTACAACGGCACCCCGGTCGTGCAGTGGACGCCCCCCGAAGCCGGCATCGACAACCTCGGACTGCACTCCTGGGACACGTTCCAGATCCCCGGGGTAGGCGAGTTCAACGTCGAGTTCGACGGCTACGTGCGGGTGGTCCGCTCACCCGCCACCAACACCGAGTGGGCCGATGCCGAGGTCTACACCAATCTCATCGAGATGAAGATGGTGGCCGAGTCCGAGGAACTCGGCCCGATCACCACCACTCTCAACCCCGAGTGCCTGTCGGCCGGTCAGATCCGCACGCCGTTCGACCCGTACGCCGGTGAGGGCCCCGCCGCCAAGGCCTGCCGGATGGCCGTGGGCTGCCTCTTCGACATCCCCCGCCTGGGCAAGGTGCTGTTCAACCGGGAACCGGTGATCCTGACCATCGACGACGTGCGGTCGATCCCGCCGGCCGGCGCGCCCGGCAAGGGCCAGATCTACCGGATGCTCCCGCTGTACGACACCAAGGACCCGTGGGGCGAGCCGGTCGGCTACCTGACCAGCCTGCGGTTCAACATGGGCGGCTACCTCGCGCCCGAGCAGATCGCCTGA
- a CDS encoding CRTAC1 family protein gives MKPFSGRPGLLVGALALALCVVAGLLTRLPAASAGVKTDLAGRFGFEVSDANADPAGARTIRPVQPALEHIRSWISAVGAGGGLADLDGDGLPDERCLVDPRDDSVTVASVPGAPGAHSSFSLEPVGLEYDSSTTAPMGCMPGDLNEDGWTDVLVYFWGRTPVAYLREPETPLGAAGFVATDIVDEPGRIWNSTTANLVDLDGDGRLDLLIGNYFPDGARVLDTSAANDPLMRMQSSMSVASNAGVNRVLRLTGLRDAGAVDAPVYEDVSSALNAEESRGWTLATGAQDLDADGLPELYLANDFGRDFLLHNESRPGRISFSQLRGSRGPLDPKSKVLGNDSFKSMGVAFTDLNADARPDILVSNITTEFALQESNFAFTSTDDAALEQGRAPYTDDSQNLGMARTGWAWDIKAADFDGDGSDEIVQALGFVRGDTNRWANLQELAMTNDMALQHPGAWPDFEPGDDIAGHQRDQFLVRDGSGRFTDIGEQIGLRDDAVSRGVAIGDTDHDGRPDALIAKQWGRSEYLHNSGPERSYLGLHLTLPARGANGRPRDAVGARVTVTLPDGTTRRQQLYPANGHTGVNAPELLFGLGTERDPVGVEVSWRDETGSHTVLKSLSPGWHDLTLKAAG, from the coding sequence ATGAAACCGTTCTCCGGACGTCCCGGGCTGCTGGTCGGGGCTCTCGCCCTGGCCCTCTGCGTGGTGGCCGGCCTGCTGACCCGTCTGCCCGCAGCGAGTGCGGGGGTGAAGACCGACCTGGCCGGCCGGTTCGGCTTCGAGGTCAGCGACGCCAATGCCGATCCGGCGGGTGCGCGCACGATCCGGCCGGTGCAGCCCGCCCTGGAGCACATCCGGTCGTGGATCTCCGCGGTCGGGGCGGGAGGTGGGCTGGCCGACCTGGACGGTGACGGGCTCCCGGACGAGCGTTGTCTGGTCGACCCCCGGGACGACTCCGTGACCGTGGCCTCGGTGCCCGGGGCGCCGGGGGCTCATTCCTCGTTCTCCCTGGAACCGGTCGGACTGGAGTACGACTCCTCCACCACCGCGCCGATGGGATGCATGCCCGGCGACCTGAACGAGGACGGCTGGACCGACGTGCTGGTCTACTTCTGGGGCCGGACCCCGGTGGCCTATCTGAGGGAGCCGGAGACCCCGCTGGGGGCGGCCGGGTTCGTGGCCACGGACATCGTCGACGAGCCGGGCCGGATCTGGAACAGCACCACGGCCAACCTGGTGGACCTGGACGGTGACGGTCGCCTGGACCTGCTGATCGGCAACTACTTCCCCGACGGTGCGAGGGTGCTGGACACCTCGGCCGCCAACGACCCGCTGATGCGGATGCAGTCGTCGATGTCGGTCGCTTCCAACGCCGGCGTCAATCGGGTCCTGCGACTGACCGGGCTCCGGGATGCCGGTGCCGTGGACGCCCCGGTGTACGAGGACGTGTCCTCGGCCCTGAATGCTGAGGAGTCGCGGGGCTGGACGCTGGCGACCGGGGCGCAGGACCTCGACGCCGACGGTCTGCCCGAGCTTTACCTGGCCAATGATTTCGGCCGGGATTTCTTGCTGCACAACGAATCACGGCCCGGTCGGATCAGTTTCTCCCAGCTCCGGGGAAGCCGGGGCCCGCTGGACCCGAAGTCGAAGGTGCTGGGTAACGACTCGTTCAAGAGTATGGGCGTCGCCTTCACCGACCTGAACGCCGATGCCCGGCCGGACATTCTGGTCAGCAACATCACTACCGAGTTTGCCCTTCAGGAGAGCAATTTCGCCTTCACCAGTACGGACGACGCGGCGCTGGAGCAGGGTCGGGCGCCGTACACCGACGACAGCCAGAACCTGGGTATGGCCCGCACCGGCTGGGCCTGGGACATCAAGGCCGCGGACTTCGACGGTGACGGCAGTGACGAGATCGTGCAGGCTCTGGGCTTCGTCAGGGGCGATACCAACCGGTGGGCCAATCTGCAGGAACTGGCCATGACGAACGATATGGCGCTGCAGCACCCGGGAGCCTGGCCCGACTTCGAACCGGGTGACGACATCGCCGGTCATCAGCGCGATCAGTTCCTGGTGCGGGACGGCTCCGGCCGGTTCACCGACATCGGTGAGCAGATCGGTCTGCGGGATGATGCGGTCAGCCGGGGAGTCGCGATCGGGGACACCGATCATGACGGGCGGCCGGACGCGCTGATCGCCAAGCAGTGGGGCCGGTCCGAGTACCTGCACAACTCCGGGCCGGAACGCTCCTACCTGGGCCTGCACCTCACCCTTCCGGCCCGGGGCGCGAACGGTCGGCCCCGGGACGCCGTGGGTGCCCGGGTCACCGTCACCCTGCCCGACGGCACGACCCGGCGCCAGCAGCTCTATCCGGCGAACGGCCACACCGGGGTGAACGCGCCGGAACTGCTCTTCGGTCTGGGGACGGAACGGGATCCGGTCGGTGTCGAGGTCTCCTGGCGGGACGAGACCGGTTCACACACCGTGCTCAAATCGCTCTCGCCGGGCTGGCACGACCTCACCCTGAAGGCCGCCGGCTGA
- a CDS encoding DUF1702 family protein: MTGCVRAWMLTPGPDAVRFTTRGFTATDPAARRRLEVVGETFLAGLDRGLAARDLTGLIPVLEGIGTDRRGFAFEGAAMGLALGDALTPWNRNLFGRFQAGPGERHVYMAYVGAGWAMARLPRFRWRNITLRDPVLRWLALDGFGFHETYFRTATVLQRRGGRLVRPPWPDPTGYARRALDQGTGRALWFVRGADVRAVAAEIGRFPVDRHADLWAGTGLAATYAGGAGVSDLRILAGLSGEYRPDLAQGAAFAAKARLRAGLVQPETVDAVGVLAGSGLAVAAGLTDEALVGLGGDEPGAPAFEVWRRRIRQDLARVVS; this comes from the coding sequence ATGACGGGCTGTGTCCGGGCGTGGATGCTGACGCCCGGGCCCGACGCGGTCAGGTTCACCACCCGTGGGTTCACCGCCACCGACCCGGCCGCCCGGCGCCGGCTCGAGGTGGTGGGTGAGACCTTCCTGGCCGGTCTGGATCGCGGACTGGCGGCTCGCGACCTGACGGGCCTGATTCCTGTTCTTGAGGGGATCGGCACGGACCGCAGGGGTTTCGCGTTCGAGGGGGCGGCGATGGGCCTGGCTCTGGGGGACGCGCTGACGCCGTGGAACCGGAACCTGTTCGGTCGGTTCCAGGCCGGTCCGGGGGAGCGGCACGTCTATATGGCGTACGTGGGTGCGGGCTGGGCCATGGCCCGGCTACCGAGGTTCCGGTGGCGGAACATCACCCTTCGGGACCCGGTGCTGCGTTGGCTCGCGCTGGACGGATTCGGTTTTCACGAAACCTATTTCCGCACCGCGACAGTACTGCAACGCCGGGGTGGCCGACTGGTGCGGCCCCCCTGGCCGGACCCGACGGGTTACGCCCGGCGGGCCCTGGACCAGGGAACCGGGCGGGCCCTGTGGTTCGTGCGAGGGGCCGACGTGCGGGCCGTCGCGGCCGAGATCGGCCGGTTCCCGGTCGATCGCCACGCGGATCTGTGGGCCGGAACCGGCCTGGCGGCCACGTACGCCGGCGGGGCCGGCGTGAGTGACCTGCGGATCCTGGCCGGGCTCAGCGGTGAGTACCGCCCCGATCTGGCCCAGGGTGCTGCCTTCGCCGCGAAGGCCCGGTTGCGGGCCGGCCTGGTTCAGCCCGAGACCGTTGACGCAGTAGGTGTTCTCGCCGGCAGTGGGCTGGCGGTCGCCGCCGGCCTGACCGATGAGGCACTTGTCGGTCTCGGCGGTGACGAGCCCGGTGCGCCGGCCTTCGAGGTGTGGCGGCGGCGGATCCGGCAGGACCTCGCCCGCGTCGTGAGCTGA
- a CDS encoding AraC family transcriptional regulator produces the protein MTQHQVPELLAEHEAAVDRAIRAMRPALFRAVRLDDHAAAGMYSRYHFHRVFREVTGTTPARYLAGLRMQEAKQLLAGSDLTVTTISGLVGYESLGTFTTQFGRLVGISPGRFRQLVDELHDLTVDDVALGPWAHGPGAPGLTRPPRATFVGTFRGGLPTGVPASFTLLPDLDDTVLAAIERPERGHAPLAFSVPAGSRLTDIAVGVLDDLHVGTPSVAREGPPGLRLMLRMRPWRTVDHPLVTAAAVRLLAARRRPGTAA, from the coding sequence GTGACGCAGCACCAGGTGCCCGAGCTGCTCGCCGAGCACGAGGCCGCCGTTGACCGGGCCATCCGGGCGATGCGCCCGGCCCTGTTCCGGGCCGTGCGTCTGGATGATCACGCCGCCGCCGGCATGTACAGCCGGTACCACTTCCACCGGGTCTTCCGCGAGGTCACGGGCACCACTCCCGCCCGGTACCTGGCCGGGTTACGGATGCAGGAGGCCAAACAGCTGCTGGCCGGGAGCGACCTGACCGTCACGACGATCAGCGGCCTGGTCGGTTACGAGAGCCTGGGCACCTTCACCACGCAGTTCGGGCGGCTGGTGGGCATCTCCCCGGGCCGGTTCCGGCAGCTCGTCGACGAACTGCACGACCTGACGGTGGACGACGTGGCCCTGGGCCCGTGGGCGCACGGGCCGGGCGCGCCCGGCCTGACCCGTCCACCCCGGGCCACCTTCGTGGGAACGTTCCGCGGAGGTCTGCCGACGGGCGTCCCCGCCTCCTTCACCCTGTTGCCGGACCTGGACGACACGGTGCTGGCCGCGATCGAGCGCCCCGAACGCGGCCACGCCCCGCTGGCCTTCTCGGTGCCGGCCGGTTCCCGGCTCACCGACATCGCGGTCGGCGTTCTGGACGACCTGCACGTAGGGACGCCGTCGGTGGCCCGCGAGGGGCCACCGGGTCTGCGCCTGATGCTCCGCATGCGGCCGTGGCGCACCGTCGACCATCCGCTCGTGACGGCCGCGGCGGTGCGGCTTCTCGCCGCCCGGCGCCGTCCCGGGACCGCCGCGTGA
- a CDS encoding SRPBCC domain-containing protein, with amino-acid sequence MTAVPVEVSLSIPAPTTAVWDALTRAGLVSLWWGRTAHDLDVVGRGAVLSTGTSSEYRVRPEAVQAPCRLEFTTSYLGSGEPVRVRIDLRPAGPGECRLRLREWPDHPTPAGLRMARELWALRLERLRSVLAGEAPGEPDEIVAGCPLREVGWRPLHRANLTRWLPIGSTAEGTDMFYAMDSVGARPFPIVGLRLHYDERLELDIAVAHEGPPTHGEVTITPGAGAGLWMEVRHRGWRTSDPDAETRQYLRTVFRATWEEVLSQAGCGSAR; translated from the coding sequence GTGACCGCCGTCCCGGTCGAGGTGAGTCTGTCGATCCCGGCGCCCACCACCGCGGTCTGGGACGCACTGACCAGGGCCGGTCTGGTGTCTCTGTGGTGGGGGCGCACCGCCCACGACCTCGATGTGGTGGGCCGCGGGGCGGTCCTGAGCACAGGCACCAGCTCGGAGTACCGGGTTCGCCCGGAGGCGGTGCAGGCCCCCTGCCGGCTGGAGTTCACCACGTCCTACCTCGGCTCCGGTGAACCCGTCCGGGTGCGCATCGACCTACGGCCCGCCGGCCCGGGCGAGTGCCGGCTGCGTCTGCGCGAGTGGCCGGACCACCCCACGCCGGCAGGACTGCGGATGGCCCGTGAACTGTGGGCGCTCCGGCTGGAGCGGTTGCGGTCGGTCCTGGCCGGTGAGGCACCCGGGGAACCGGACGAGATCGTCGCCGGGTGCCCCCTGCGGGAGGTGGGCTGGCGGCCCCTGCACCGGGCGAACCTGACCCGTTGGCTGCCCATCGGAAGCACGGCGGAAGGGACTGACATGTTCTACGCGATGGACTCGGTGGGAGCCAGACCGTTCCCGATCGTGGGGCTGCGTCTGCACTACGACGAGCGCCTGGAGCTGGACATCGCCGTGGCTCACGAAGGACCGCCCACACACGGCGAGGTCACCATCACCCCAGGAGCCGGCGCGGGACTGTGGATGGAGGTCCGGCACCGGGGATGGCGCACCAGCGATCCCGATGCCGAGACCCGGCAGTACCTGCGCACGGTGTTCCGGGCCACCTGGGAGGAAGTACTCAGCCAGGCCGGCTGCGGGTCGGCCCGGTGA
- a CDS encoding HEAT repeat domain-containing protein, with amino-acid sequence MAIDLVNKSPEAASEAAAHQQAAGAPALSDLSVDQRDALNFAYRTTLSMDPRFVAGDPAAWASDFGYALNKAAVRVDSRTDEQLRHDAFQHPDPVMREQSAYEYADRDLPDAIELLSEVVLKDSDREVRWDVLWALEKLGGPHAVAALRRFEKDSDPEIAEWAGLFASELTTGDPRFDARQAVFTPDRTFDETIYLLIHCDLYVRLDDTNRHWGKLSLAPQGLARLYGQAHACPNVATRERQLLMGKTISGLHQDGSKHVDNYLFKGFTDRTRRDRGNFFFESQVPRTFFRSGRADDPSQGTHETSVGFSRFGNWHLDPRIKVRDEDAIRYVRGRFQGWGYTDVNNVAGRGLEDILTPGNGVLSTLHDPEIGPMTNVFILGTFKGKLNDWDGDGKIDLNSRDVYSTAEGELDSDQDGIPDEPGRTCCDYRSAGI; translated from the coding sequence ATGGCCATCGATCTGGTCAACAAGTCCCCCGAGGCGGCCTCGGAGGCCGCAGCCCATCAGCAGGCCGCCGGGGCGCCTGCGCTCTCCGACCTCTCGGTCGACCAGCGGGACGCCCTGAACTTCGCCTACCGCACCACGCTGAGCATGGACCCCCGCTTCGTCGCCGGTGACCCCGCCGCCTGGGCCAGCGACTTCGGGTACGCCCTGAACAAGGCGGCCGTACGCGTCGACTCCCGCACCGACGAGCAACTACGCCACGATGCCTTCCAGCACCCCGATCCGGTGATGCGCGAGCAGTCCGCCTACGAGTACGCCGACCGGGACCTGCCGGACGCCATCGAGCTACTCAGCGAGGTGGTGCTGAAAGACTCCGACCGTGAGGTGCGATGGGACGTCCTGTGGGCCCTGGAGAAGCTGGGCGGACCGCACGCGGTGGCCGCGCTACGACGGTTCGAGAAGGACAGCGACCCGGAGATCGCCGAGTGGGCGGGACTCTTCGCCAGCGAACTGACGACGGGCGATCCCCGCTTCGACGCCCGGCAGGCGGTCTTCACCCCGGACCGCACCTTCGACGAGACGATCTACCTGCTCATCCACTGCGACCTGTACGTGCGGCTGGACGACACCAACCGGCACTGGGGCAAGCTCTCCCTGGCCCCACAGGGACTGGCCCGGCTCTACGGGCAGGCGCACGCGTGCCCGAACGTGGCCACCCGCGAACGTCAGCTCCTGATGGGCAAGACCATCTCGGGCCTGCATCAGGACGGTTCGAAGCACGTGGACAACTACCTGTTCAAGGGATTCACCGACCGCACCCGCCGGGACCGGGGAAACTTCTTCTTCGAGTCGCAGGTTCCGCGGACCTTCTTCCGCTCGGGCCGCGCCGACGACCCCAGCCAGGGCACGCACGAAACCAGTGTCGGCTTCTCCCGGTTCGGCAACTGGCACCTGGACCCGCGGATCAAGGTCCGGGACGAGGACGCCATCCGCTATGTGCGTGGTCGCTTCCAGGGCTGGGGCTACACCGATGTCAACAACGTCGCCGGCCGGGGCCTGGAAGACATCCTGACCCCGGGCAACGGTGTGCTGTCCACCCTGCACGATCCCGAAATCGGACCGATGACAAATGTTTTCATCCTCGGAACGTTCAAGGGAAAGCTCAACGACTGGGACGGCGACGGCAAGATCGACCTGAACTCACGCGACGTCTACAGCACGGCGGAAGGCGAGCTGGACAGCGACCAGGACGGGATCCCGGACGAGCCGGGCCGCACCTGCTGCGACTACCGCTCGGCCGGAATCTGA
- a CDS encoding serine hydrolase translates to MTTAQSVPLPRSTPSALGVGAAGITAFLDATATMNGVEPHSLIVVKSGAVVAEGWWAPYTPPRPHLIYSVSKSFTSTALGFAVAEGLVDLDATVLSYFPELDADVTNPRSRSMKVRHVAAMASGHQEETLGAAELDETGNIIRGFLRIPPDEEPGSIFAYNQPCTMALAQIIQRTSGSGLLDYLRPRLFEPLGVTDTLGWLTDGQDREIGYSGLHVPTEVLAKVGQLYLQNGVWEGKQLLPAAWIDEATRSHVDTVDEDADEKPDWALGYGFQFWRSRHGYRADGAFGQFILVLPEADAVIAITSQSPQMQSLLSAVWEYLVQALTAGGSAADDETLAGRLAGLTLPVVTERGAPEFTATSFEPVDVAQVSSIYPVTGASEARAVTEVEIREGGPTGWEIVIGDGGTDVIASLAASGWVTTGHVATQSTPGKDHDGLRIDVVFLETPHGLVLELDPAGQKFGAVWETEPLHLPPLAELKSPTS, encoded by the coding sequence ATGACGACCGCCCAGTCCGTCCCGCTCCCCCGAAGCACCCCTTCCGCCCTAGGGGTCGGCGCCGCCGGTATCACCGCGTTCCTCGACGCGACGGCCACCATGAACGGGGTCGAGCCGCACAGTCTGATCGTGGTGAAGTCAGGTGCCGTGGTCGCCGAGGGATGGTGGGCGCCCTACACCCCGCCGCGCCCGCACCTGATCTACTCCGTGAGCAAGAGCTTCACCTCCACCGCGCTCGGGTTCGCCGTGGCGGAGGGCCTGGTCGACCTGGACGCCACGGTGCTGTCCTACTTCCCCGAGCTCGACGCCGACGTCACGAACCCCCGCTCGCGGTCGATGAAGGTGCGGCACGTCGCGGCCATGGCCAGCGGGCACCAGGAAGAGACGCTGGGCGCCGCCGAGCTCGACGAGACCGGCAACATCATCCGTGGTTTCCTGCGCATCCCGCCGGACGAGGAGCCGGGCTCGATCTTCGCCTACAACCAGCCCTGCACCATGGCGCTGGCCCAGATCATCCAGCGCACCTCCGGCTCGGGCCTGCTCGACTACCTGCGGCCGCGTCTGTTCGAACCGCTCGGCGTGACCGACACCCTGGGATGGCTCACCGACGGCCAGGACCGCGAGATCGGTTACTCCGGCCTGCACGTGCCGACCGAGGTGCTGGCCAAGGTCGGTCAGCTCTACCTGCAGAACGGGGTCTGGGAGGGCAAGCAGCTGCTGCCCGCCGCCTGGATCGACGAGGCCACCCGGTCACACGTCGACACCGTCGACGAAGACGCCGACGAGAAGCCGGACTGGGCGCTGGGCTACGGTTTCCAGTTCTGGCGCTCGCGGCACGGCTACCGGGCCGACGGCGCCTTCGGGCAGTTCATCCTGGTGCTGCCCGAGGCCGACGCGGTCATCGCGATCACTTCGCAGTCGCCGCAGATGCAGTCGCTGCTCAGCGCGGTCTGGGAGTACCTGGTGCAGGCTCTCACGGCGGGTGGCTCGGCGGCGGACGACGAGACGCTGGCCGGGCGCCTGGCCGGGCTCACCCTGCCCGTGGTCACCGAGCGCGGCGCGCCGGAGTTCACCGCCACCAGCTTCGAACCGGTCGACGTGGCCCAGGTGTCGAGCATCTACCCGGTCACCGGGGCCAGTGAGGCCCGGGCCGTGACCGAGGTGGAGATCCGCGAGGGCGGCCCGACCGGCTGGGAGATCGTCATCGGCGACGGCGGCACCGACGTGATCGCGTCGCTGGCCGCGTCCGGCTGGGTGACCACCGGGCACGTCGCCACCCAGTCGACCCCGGGCAAGGATCACGACGGTCTGCGCATCGACGTGGTGTTCCTGGAGACTCCGCACGGCCTGGTGCTGGAGCTCGACCCGGCCGGCCAGAAGTTCGGCGCGGTCTGGGAGACCGAGCCCCTGCACCTGCCCCCGCTGGCCGAGCTGAAGTCCCCTACGTCCTGA